The Gammaproteobacteria bacterium genome segment ATGTTGAAGAATTTCTGGAATTGCTCGCGGCCGCGCGCGTCGAACGGATAGTAGACATTCGGGCCTATCCTGGTTCGCGACGGCATCCGCAGTTTCGGCGCGAGGCGCTGCGGGCAAGTCTGGAGGACAACGGCATCGATTACCGATGGATGGGTAACGCGCTGGGGGGACGGCGCGCGCCGCTAGATGATTCGCCGCATGTCGCGCTCGCCGCCAGTGTGCGCGGTTTCGCGGATCACATGCAGACCGCCGGGTTTCAAACAGCAGTCGATGAATTGCTTGGTTTTGCGCAACAGGCATCGAAGCTGGCCGTGATGTGCGCGGAAAGGCGCCGGAGCATTGCCATCGATCACTGCTTGCGGATTACCTGGTGATGCGCGGTCATGTGGTCACGCACCTGG includes the following:
- a CDS encoding DUF488 domain-containing protein; amino-acid sequence: MPTIYTIGHGNRHVEEFLELLAAARVERIVDIRAYPGSRRHPQFRREALRASLEDNGIDYRWMGNALGGRRAPLDDSPHVALAASVRGFADHMQTAGFQTAVDELLGFAQQASKLAVMCAERRRSIAIDHCLRITW